One segment of Yersinia kristensenii DNA contains the following:
- a CDS encoding DUF883 family protein produces MFKKSEKVERDLDQDVTLLADTLDEVLRSSGDKTKEELTKVRHNAEGVLRDARARFSGSTSLKQHARDVAGNADNYVHDKPWRGVGIGAAIGLVLGVLLTRR; encoded by the coding sequence ATGTTCAAGAAATCAGAAAAAGTGGAAAGAGATCTCGATCAGGATGTGACCCTTCTGGCGGATACTCTCGACGAAGTTTTGCGCTCATCAGGTGACAAAACAAAAGAGGAACTCACCAAGGTGCGCCACAATGCTGAAGGGGTTTTACGCGATGCCCGAGCACGTTTCAGCGGCTCGACCAGCTTGAAACAACATGCCCGTGATGTTGCCGGTAATGCCGATAATTATGTCCATGATAAACCTTGGCGAGGTGTCGGTATTGGTGCTGCGATAGGCTTGGTACTGGGTGTGCTACTGACTCGCCGCTGA